From the Trifolium pratense cultivar HEN17-A07 linkage group LG4, ARS_RC_1.1, whole genome shotgun sequence genome, the window GCTTTGATGTGGACCATTAATGATTTTCCTGCATATGGGATGTTGTCTGGATGGGGGACACATGGTAAACTAGGATGTCCTATTTGCATGATGGACACCAAAGCGTTTTGGTTACACAACGGTGGGAAGGCTACTTGGTTTGACTGTCATCGTCGGTTCTTGCCTACTGATCATCCgtttagaagaaataaaaatgcttTTGTTCATGGTGACACCGAGACTCGTGATCCACCAGATTATTTGACATCCCGACAAGTCTGGAACAAAGTGAAAGATATTCCAAAGGTTGAGGTTGTAGGTGGTGTTGCATCTAAACCGCGTGGTTATGGACAAACACACAACTGGACAAAAAGAAGTATCTTTTGGGATCTGCCGTATTGGAAAGACAACCTTTTacgtcacaaccttgatgttatgcatattgagaaaaatgtgtttgaaaatatttttaacactGTCATGAATGTCAAAGGAAAAACGAAAGATAATGACAACGCGAGGAGAGACATAGGGTTGTATTGCAAACGTAACGAACTGTTGTTGGTGGAGACATCTAACGGCAAACTTCTTAAACCTCGTGCAAACTATACTTTATCTCCTGAAGAAGCAAAATCTGTTTGTCGATGGGTAAAAGAAGTGAAGATGCCGGACGGTTATTCGTCGAATTTGGCGAGATGCGCTGATGTTGACCATGGAAGGATGCGTGGGATGAAAAGTCATGATTGTCATGTTTTTTTCCAGACTTTACTTCCGATTGCATTTAGTTCTTTACCCCAACATGTATTGAATCCGCTTATTGAAATCAGTCAATTTTTCAAGAATTTGTGTTCGACAACGCTAAGAGAGgctgatctcatcaagatgGAAAATGACATTCCACTGATCTTGTGTAAGTTGGAGAGAATATTTCCTCCTGCCTTGTTTGATTCTATGGAGCATGTTGTGGTGCATCTTGCATACGAGGCTAGGCTTGGTGGGCCGGTTCAATATAGATGGATGTACCCGTTCGAAAGGTTCATGGGTTATGCAAAACGTGCCGTGAAAAACAAAGCTAGGGTCGAAGGCTCAATTTGTGCAACATACTTACACCGCGAAACAATTTACTTTTGTTCGCATTACTTCAAAGACACGTTGTCATCAAGCCATATTCGCAATGAAACTGAAACATCTCGGCCTGTGAGAATTCACCCATTAAACATGTCAATATTCAGCTTGCCTGGTCGTAATGGTGGTGGTGAGAAAGTGTTGTATCCTGGTGACAAAGTTCTCTATTCGGCGCATGTTCACTTGCTGATTAATTGCAATGAAGTCGAGCCATATTTACagtgagtatttttaattagttaataaataattatttattccaATTAAGTTCGCTTATAACTAACGATATTTAATAACTTAGGATGTTTTTAACACAACATACTTCTGCTCAAATCAATTCGGAATTTCCAGCATGGTTCAAAGAATACATGTACCAACAAACACCCGCAACTCGTGTCATACAACACTTGAGAAACTTATCTGATGGCCCAAAGTCAACCGTTAAACAATGGCACACCTACTTTGTCAATGGTTACAGATTTGAGACACACAGTTGGAGTGAAGGAAAAACAACAGTAAACAGTGGAGTGTGTATGAAAGGTGTGACTGAAAATGGTGAAGGAGATTTTTACGGTGTCATTGAGAACATATTTGAAATCGAATACAATTACCTTGATTACAAGAAAACAGTCGTGTTGTTTTACTGTAAATGGTTTGATCCTTCAAATAGAGGTACCAGATATGATTCAAAGACTAATACCGTGGacataaaaatgaacaaacattATCCATTGTATGATCCGTTTGCTATGGCTCATAACGTCAGACAAGTTCACTATGTCCCTTATCCATCGACTACAAGGGATAAGCGAGGTTGGTGTGCCGCAATAACATCAAAACCAAGGGGTctgattgaaaaaaatgagatagatgAACGTGAAGATGAACCATATCAGGAAGATGAGATGTCCAATGTTGATGATGTCATTGCAGTTGAAACTTTTAATCAACTTTGTGTACAAGAAGAAGCCGAAGAAGTACCTTCTGATGGTGATGTTGATGAAGAGGACGTCGAAGAtaatggtgatgatgaaggcagtgatgatgaagatgtatcagattgggatgacaattaattttataatatagttatccgcgttgtaataatattaatcgttgtacttgaatatttgtttttggttgcatttgtttatcgtttaatgatgatgaattataaaacaatatatgtcatgtatttcttaattaattatatatatatttgtcatgtatttcttaattatatatatatttgtcatgtatttcttaattatatatatatttgtcatgtatttcttaattatatatatatttgtcatgtatttatcatatatttttttattatagatgaatccagatgaagaaaattttgatgatgacaatgtCGATGATGACATTGATGATATTCCACCAGCACCGGGTGTCGGACGCGGACGCGCTCCACGTAGACGTAGATTACCCCGCCGCGTTGTTCGGAATCGATGGTTGGAGGGTATGCCCAAGTCTCGAACCGTAGACGGTGTGGAAGAGGAGTACGACTCCTACGACGACGATGATGACCACGAGGACGAGGAAATAGCCGATATTGCACTTTTAGCTCCTCAAAATGAATTGTTGATTGACCGGCATGGTAGACCCATCATCATGCCATATACCGCCACAgagtaagttaattattattaagaatttgtgtttaataaattaattggatatatatgataattattcttaactaatatatatatatatatattgtgcagTTTGCAACCCCAAAATCCGGCGAATAAGGCAATCAATAATGCATTGAAATCCAAATTCCAGGCTCCATATCTCAACTGGACGGAGGTCAGGGCAGATGAGCGTggatatcaacaattttggaatggcttcagggtacgtttttatttataattacttttttatccaatcaattttgttactaaacatatatttactaatttattaacaatttttctttatttttcgtagTCGCAAGTAACTTGGCTGAATCACCACACAGCGGCTATTGAGcgtatattcaacaaaaaagccaccaagcgtctgtcgaccttactttttgaagcgcggaaaaagattaaaaaggatCCTTCAAAACCACCACATTGGCTCGCTGGCAATTCATACCCTATGCTCTGCCGCAGATGGGAAGAGGAAGAGTATATTGCAAAGTGTATAAAGAACAAAGCCAACAGAAATACTGATGAAGCCAATCGTGCGTGCGTACACTCTGGAGGGTCTAAATCTGCCGGAACGCTTCGTCTTGAGTTCATCCAACAATTTGGTCGTCCACCCACCTTTATGGAGATGAATGACATGATGCACCGGTATGCAGATTCCGGTGAGTGGACGGGGGCAAGGGCGCAAGAAGTGTCGGtaagtatttaattatatatattatttattatttatttcgtataacattattttttaaacattatataattatatctaaacattataattaattaattataatttttttttaatttattgtagagGTTGACGCAAATTTGGGTTGAAGAATATAATGCAAGCCAACTACGACTACCACCTCATAGGCGAGATAATGAGGATGTTCGTCGAAACAAGATGTCGTTGGCTTTTGTTAAGAATGCTGGTGGTCCGACTCGAGGTCGCAAATTCGCTGCTGGGTGTACATCTTCTCTATATGCAAGTGACCCAACTGGTTTGAGAGATGTCACTtacacatcttcatcttcatcgagTACAGGACGCTCTCGTCCAACTCAAAGAGAGGAAACCGATGATGAGTATGAAGCGCGAATGAGGGCCACGTATAGAGAAGAATTCCGCGATGAGTTCGAAGCATCATTTGATGACCGGGTGGACGTACGGGTCCAACATATATTGCAGGAATTCTTTGCGCAGCAGAGGGCGCCGGCGGGGGGGGGGgttggatcatcatctcaggcttcggcacgacaaaatcaaaatgccggTGAACAAGAATATCGACCGGATTTGAGTAGCATGGTTAATTTGAATCAGCTGCCGGAGTACCGAGAGGGTGATCCAGTACTGAGTATGAGCATAGAGGATATGAGTCAGATGCTTAATGAACCAgttcatttacaattttttgatcctactgggcaaacaagtggaagcagtagtgacggaagcggtagaaataatcaacaaactgcTTTCACCGAATACCAGAGATCATTAAATCCACAACAAGACTTCATAATCCCACATCCAAATCAACCCCAAGGCAACTTCTTCCCAAATCAAGCCCCAATTAACTTCGTTCATAGGCCTGTGGCACGACCTCCTTTGCGAACGTCACTCCCCGGAGTCGTAATACACGAGGGAGGTAGAGGCCGAGGCCGAGGCCGAGGAAGGTCGCGTCAGCCAACAGACACTGGCAAGGGGAAGCGACCACTATATCAGCCGCCTGACCAACGttgatgtgtaattttaataatctgttgttgattattatttgtttaattgttttctttttgtaatgacaatattatcattatatttaattatgcttatgttaagtatttttattatgctttttattaaattttaattttaatattttttaattatttattatgcagtatattttttgttttaaaaaattaatattaatttttttaaaaaaaaattaataatttaattatttaaaaatcaaatactgatttttaaataattaaattattaatttttttttaaatcgttGGACCATACTGACGGCTCTAGGCCGTCACAATGTTTAAAAAGAACATGTGATACTGACGGCTGCAGGCCGTCACAAACGCGTGGCCTTTTGAATTGACCGGTGTGTATTattgacggctccaggccgtcagtaacgttattgacggtcctgggccgtcagtaaccATTACTGGCGAGCTAATTACAGAGGGCccaaggccgtcagtaatgcatgcattttagacgaaatttgtgcattactgagggccTTTGGCCCTCAgtaaatgcatgttttcttgtagtgcgtGAAGTAACACAATCTCCAAAATATTGTTTGACACAAATGTTGTTTTGGGGTATTGTTTTGTATGCATTGATTATACAAGAATGTGCTAAACCGgtgaatctttattttttatgcctAAGATTGAGAAGGCTAGTTTGGGCCCTAAGAAATTGTGTATTTGCTATGGTCGTATCCATGATCTCGACTTGCTCATACCCGACCCACCTCTGAGGCGAATTTCCTTATGAACTCTAAGACAAGTCTTGGGATTTTGTGTTTGGATGACCTTGATGAGATGAATTTTTTTCCTGTGTAGGTAGGAGTAGGACTACTTGGAATAGATAGAGCTTTGGTTTTGATGTACCTACGGCAGCTGCATGCACAGCTACTATTGCAAAGGTCACATAATCTTTGAACTGTTAGGACTATTAGATGTTCATAATTCTGCCCTGTTTTGCTGTCTATTATGAAGTTTATGGGAACAATGTATGGAAGCAAGTGCTAGTGTGCTAATATATGTCTTTGATGACTTTGAATGCAAAATTCTGATATTTGAGTCTTCATACCCTGAATGTGTTCTTATTTAGATGGCTCTTTCACTTTAGTTGCTAAATTGTAAAAGCTGTTCtagtttttttagttttaaaaacaataaaattgaaaatagttttAGAAAACAGTTTTTAAGATCCACTCTCTCAaacaagttttttctttttaagtttttaaaaactaaaagaGATTTTTGAATATCAATCTAGAACTAATTTTCATTAATACATAAAAATGAATGCAAAGTCAGTTCCTGTTAATAGAGCTAGAAGCTTAGAAGTTGTCTTGTGAATCTGCGACTAAGCCCCCTAGGCTCCGACAAAACTGCTCTCCACTTGTTTCCCTTTTTGCATTTGAGAGTGTGTGcgtacatacatacatacatacatacatacatacatacatacatacatacatacatacatacatactcACAAAAATCAGAAAAAGGATCTTGGATTCGTTAACCCTTCATTTGTTGAATTACAACCGAGTAATTTGTCATTCTGCTCCTAATAATTGAGAGTTTATCACAGCattcaaaaatattaacttaGTAGTACCGCTCATCATTCTGAAGTAGATGAGTGATATTTGTAACACGAATATCTTTCCATTGGTCATTACTTTTACATGATGCATAACAATCACGACAATGAAGTTCAACTTGGTAAAAGCTATTGGACATGAATATCTTTCCAATTGCAaataatatacaaaatattgaACATACTAAGCATAAGGGCATTCATTTGAAATCAAAGCTTATATAATGGAGTTTCTGCAGCAGCTTGTGGCTCGATACCATTATAGCGATGCTATTTTTAACCATCTTAATGATGGCTAAAATGATATCTGAACTTGATTGGTCAATGTTAGCCAATGCTCATTTGTTTTGAACCTGTTTGTGTTCTGAACATTTTTTGTAAGAAAGTAATtgcatttaaaataaaaataaattttgtatacTAAAGGGTATTTTGATCTCTTTGCCATGCAGGTAATTGTTCGTAAATAGGACCAACGAGAGGAAAGgctagtcaaagtatctgaggAAAAGGTAtgcatttatttaaattttctaaaacatATATGATACATGTCTAAGATGTGAAACCATTATTGATATAATTTACATTCTGTAATTCAAATTAGCTCTTGTAAGATATACAGTATTTGggaaaattttgcttttagtagatttttccttcaaaaatgTGGGGAAGCCCTTAATATTCCATTGAATCAGTGCTCGTTTGCGTTTGAGTTCAAGTATCTTGCAACCACTTAATGAGCAAACAAATTTTctgcttttattttattgaacaCCAATTAAAAATGACAAACTTTAAGGGAGGTTAACAATGTCTTGATCTGCCTCACCAGTTCAACGAATCACTTATTCCAATCTCCCTTTATctaaatattcttattttcatGCAATGTAATTAAACTTTATTGATTTTGTTCCTTTTTGTTATAGTGTTTGATATTGTTGAACGAAAGATAATGTAGTGTTTCATATTCTTATTGGTATATTCCCTACATGATTTTACTTGCAacttctttctttctccattCACTTCTCTTCTTTTGAGTTATTTCTATCATAACATTTCTATATTACTCTCTTTTTCTGGCTTTCGAAGTTGCATTTAGTTCCACATGTTCAATATGGAAACTCATGATTCATCTACAGCTAAATAAGAAATGTTGgcttaaattattatattttatagtttatatgTCGAGTTTTATGCCCTTTACTCTTCAATTTATGGtacatatttattttctttgcttTTCCTTTAGGAAGGAAGATATAGTCAGGCTGTTAAAAATATGGAATTTGACCAACATCACGGGCCTTACAATCATAGCGACTATAAAGATTGGAAACAATTACCTAATTTCGTTACAAAGAGCATCATCAAACGGCTTGATATGCTATTTGCTTGAGTGAGGTAGAGATTGGTATGCTATTTCGTTAAAATtgtattattgttaatttgtgAGCAGAGCCCATCGGAGGAGAAATCAGTGTTGATTGCGAAATTGATATGTTTAGAAACACTCCTAAAACATCAATGGAGGAAGCACTAGACAAGCAGCTAAAGGTTGGTAATTCTGCAACGTCTATTGGCAAGAACCAGAGAAAAGGATGTTATTATACCTCGATTCCACGAGTTGTTAAATGCAAGGGGATCAGTGCACAGGAACTTACTTCGTTGAATCATGACAAGGTAGGCATACACATACTATTGAATATTTGGTTCCAAAAAGTCATTGTAAGAAAagagttttgaaataaaaaatcttaCATTATAGTTTTaggtctgtttggattggcttattggAGCATATCTACTGGCATAACCACCTGTCAAACTTCTGGGGAGCCCATGGAAACAAGTTATGACATGTCCGTAacttgttttcagcttattttcataagatttctaggatagcttataaaaacaacttatagcttttaTGAAAACTCTTCTGGCAAAAGATTATGGAGGTTCCGAAGAATTGCTCCTTGGAGAAGTGCAGTTTGCATTCATTGCCTTTTTGGTATGGTCAAGACTCAAGAAAACATGGTTTCTATATAAATTTGTTAGTCTTGTTGAATCCACTATGACATTTTGCAATGCTGCAGATGGGTCAGTCGCTAGAAGCGTTTCTGCAGTGGAAATCTTTGGATAGCCTTCTGTTTGGCTGCACTGAAGCAGTAAGTATATTTTTTCAGGCACATCTGCGTGGATAGATTATtcgactttttatttttaatttttttcttctttttgtatGCTGAAAATGGTTCGTTTACTTTAGATATAATAGCATCACTTCTTTATCAACATTTTTGAAAACGTATAAGATGCACACAACATACATAACTGTTCCATGATTAccattttctttccttttataTAGAGTTCTGCAACTATAACTAATGAGGGAACATGTACGGATGAATTTGATGAAATGGAAGTGAGGTCTTCAATAAAGAAAATGATCAAAACAAGTGTTGGTAATCTTCTTTACATGACTAGCAATGCTTTGGCTTTTGTAAACAGGCTTTCCTTCTGGATTATGGTTTTGGATCGCGGTTGTGGTTATGCTACGAATCTTTATAGTGCAGCAAAATATGGGAAATGGAGTTGAAGCGGTCGAAATTGCAATGTTGTTGCAGAGACCTcaaaatcttttatatattGTGGTTAAAATCAGGATTGCACACTACAATTTGAAACCATGACTACTAATCATTCAATTAAGAAACTATTATGTTAAAGGAAATAtggatttgtaatttttttagagAGTTTATAATTGTGTGTGATGGTTGTTTGATGTGTTAATTATACTAAAGTTAATGTAAATTTGTGGATTCACTCAAATGGTTCTCATTAGACATTCCTCGTGAATTTCACATCAAGGCTACAACATTAGACATTAAATTGCATATGaagtttataaattaaattaaaagttatttGATGTGTTTGAATCTTGAAGTGACTTATATGGAGTTGACATGAATGAAATGCAAATTCAACATGTTATGTGAAATAGAAGTTGATTTCGACTGCAAGTGTATTAAATGTGTAATATAGTATAAAAAACTTGAGtgtgtaaaaatattataaaaaacaaattaaaaaaaggtaATGAAATTTTAATGGTGGGATCTCTCGGTGCTCCCACACCAGTGAAAATTGACACCTTTCATTTGCGCATACTAAAGCTCCCCAAAGAGTTGGACTAGTAGCATTAAATGTCTCtctaattactccctccggacacaattataagcaaaaatcactttttagattcattgaaaaaataatatatcttGCCAATAATATAGACCggatacattactttttcaatgaacctaaaaagtggtttttgcttataattgtgtgCGGAGCAATTACCACACATCTAGTtctgttacaacttacaagtagCATCCACCTCATTTACCTCCAACTATCATACTTAATATTTATCACAAAAAAGTGCTTAACTATAAGAAATGAGTAAATATACAGCCTTATACATGCTCTTTAAGTTCAAAGTTTGTTGAATGAGATGGGATTTATTTTCAGTCAATGATGTTATTTTATTGCAATGCACTTTTAAATCCAACAAATAAATACCCCATATTTAAGTACTTCACACATTTTTTTACAGTATCCTCTCACTTAATAATAGGTTAAAGATTAATCTCTTATGCTATTTTTTCTTTACCAGAGATTGGTCTCTTAAGATACCAAAGGCAAAATGCCtccaaatatttgttttttatacgCAAATATAAATCGAATTCAGAATTACATATTCAAAAATAATCCAGATTCTTTCACTAGAACCAACACATTGTTGGTATTACTCAACAATGTTTGCTTGTGTATCAAACATTTACATTCATTTCCTATTATTCCTGTCAAGGGATAAGATTCGACAGCGTTATAAAACTGAAATTGTTCCAGCCAGTCACTTTGAAATTCTTCAGTGGATAAGTTTTAGAGACCCGCCAAATTCCCAAGCAAATAATCAAGGAATTTGGATCTTGTAGTTAACTAGTAGTTAACAAGGAAATATAGAGTCCCCGCAACATCCGAACTTCACCCAAATTTACAATGCTCTCACAACACAACCCATTCACACAGCTTTCACGCAGCCGTTTGCTGCATAGAATGATACAAGTTATTAGAgcttttaaataataaaatacaattttaatcGACATAAAGAGGTGGAACCTAAGGTGGACATAATAGTTCAGAATTATAAGTTTTCAACTACCCAAAAAATATGGTGTTTTCGAATTTTCCGTTTCTACCCCACATAATCAAGCAAATAAAACACGGCATTGTTGATGAATGTATAGATTTGTGGACCTAGCAAATGCAGTCAAAACTAGTTACTCACTAATAATTGGATTTAGCTTCTCTAAAGTAACCAATCATTTTAGAAGGTAAAGTAATGTCACCCTAATTATACGACAATTGGTTGTGTACGTGGCAATATGTATCTTGAGCATTTGTATTTAACATTATATGACAATTGAAAGTATACCTCACATGCCGCAAAAACTGGCCGAACTTGCTCAAATATTTCATCCTCTGTTCCCACAGCATTGATCTGCAGAGATTAGCTtgtcaaataattaatttataactcTTTTACCATAAAGAAATGAACAATTCTGTGATCAGAAGCtgatttttttaacttataactgattttttattaaaaaaaatatccatTGCATAATTATCACAGTTTAACACCCGACGGAACCCGAGAAAAACAAGATAGAGAGACTGTTCTTGCTGTCAG encodes:
- the LOC123920480 gene encoding uncharacterized protein LOC123920480, with the protein product MLCRRWEEEEYIAKCIKNKANRNTDEANRACVHSGGSKSAGTLRLEFIQQFGRPPTFMEMNDMMHRYADSGEWTGARAQEVSRLTQIWVEEYNASQLRLPPHRRDNEDVRRNKMSLAFVKNAGGPTRGRKFAAGCTSSLYASDPTGLRDVTYTSSSSSSTGRSRPTQREETDDEYEARMRATYREEFRDEFEASFDDRVDVRVQHILQEFFAQQRAPAGGGVGSSSQASARQNQNAGEQEYRPDLSSMVNLNQLPEYREGDPVLSMSIEDMSQMLNEPVHLQFFDPTGQTSGSSSDGSGRNNQQTAFTEYQRSLNPQQDFIIPHPNQPQGNFFPNQAPINFVHRPVARPPLRTSLPGVVIHEGGRGRGRGRGRSRQPTDTGKGKRPLYQPPDQR
- the LOC123922619 gene encoding uncharacterized protein LOC123922619 codes for the protein MDNMITNALGFNTPIYVPNDVDDPADDEYDADVNVERPNEEAQRFFDLLKETNTPLCEGSRDSKLTVCIRLLGIKSECLVSEYTMDLITKLMLDITIDRPLDLPKNYYEARQLVAKLGLGAKRIDCCVNGCMLYYSNEFGVDDGALLECKFCQEPRYRVTRNSRSVRRKPIPRKAMFYLPIIPRLQRLYASMQTASKMTWHRENYERRKMSDGFTPYTQVSATPYSCWPVLVTPYNLPPDMCMSKPYMFLAAVIPGPSSPTVGIDIYLQPLIDDLKRLWNGVATYDINQKRNFNMRGALMWTINDFPAYGMLSGWGTHGKLGCPICMMDTKAFWLHNGGKATWFDCHRRFLPTDHPFRRNKNAFVHGDTETRDPPDYLTSRQVWNKVKDIPKVEVVGGVASKPRGYGQTHNWTKRRKTKDNDNARRDIGLYCKRNELLLVETSNGKLLKPRANYTLSPEEAKSVCRWVKEVKMPDGYSSNLARCADVDHGRMRGMKSHDCHVFFQTLLPIAFSSLPQHVLNPLIEISQFFKNLCSTTLREADLIKMENDIPLILCKLERIFPPALFDSMEHVVVHLAYEARLGGPVQYRWMYPFERFMGYAKRAVKNKARVEGSICATYLHRETIYFCSHYFKDTLSSSHIRNETETSRPVRIHPLNMSIFSLPGRNGGGEKVLYPGDKVLYSAHVHLLINCNEVEPYLQMFLTQHTSAQINSEFPAWFKEYMYQQTPATRVIQHLRNLSDGPKSTVKQWHTYFVNGYRFETHSWSEGKTTVNSGVCMKGVTENGEGDFYGVIENIFEIEYNYLDYKKTVVLFYCKWFDPSNRGTRYDSKTNTVDIKMNKHYPLYDPFAMAHNVRQVHYVPYPSTTRDKRGWCAAITSKPRGLIEKNEIDEREDEPYQEDEMSNVDDVIAVETFNQLCVQEEAEEVPSDGDVDEEDVEDNGDDEGKNFDDDNVDDDIDDIPPAPGVGRGRAPRRRRLPRRVVRNRWLEGMPKSRTVDGVEEEYDSYDDDDDHEDEEIADIALLAPQNELLIDRHGRPIIMPYTATE